The Streptomyces tendae genome has a window encoding:
- a CDS encoding GNAT family N-acetyltransferase has product MYAIRLGDDGAELRPLEPWHAEEFLAHLDRGRDFVNQYIPFGSRATDVTTAREALQRYADMRAADTASVHGLWLDGTLVGGVLTLNFDAANGSCEVGCWLEPAATGRGLVTRAMRVLIDWAVEQRGIHRVEWVAASGNTASIAVARRLGMTRDGVRRAAHLHHGVRHDLEVWSVLAPEWRARDRHPDPR; this is encoded by the coding sequence ATGTACGCGATACGACTGGGTGACGACGGCGCGGAACTGCGCCCGCTGGAGCCGTGGCACGCCGAGGAGTTCCTCGCCCACCTGGACCGGGGCCGGGACTTCGTCAACCAGTACATCCCCTTCGGCTCCCGGGCCACGGACGTCACCACGGCCCGTGAGGCGCTCCAGCGGTACGCCGACATGCGCGCCGCCGACACCGCCTCGGTGCACGGGCTGTGGCTGGACGGCACGCTGGTCGGCGGGGTGCTCACGCTGAACTTCGACGCGGCGAACGGCAGCTGCGAGGTCGGTTGCTGGCTGGAGCCCGCCGCCACCGGACGGGGACTGGTCACCCGCGCGATGCGCGTGCTCATCGACTGGGCCGTCGAGCAACGCGGGATCCACCGGGTCGAATGGGTCGCCGCGTCCGGCAACACGGCCAGCATCGCCGTCGCCCGCCGGCTCGGCATGACCCGGGACGGCGTCCGCCGCGCGGCCCACCTGCACCACGGCGTACGGCACGACCTGGAGGTCTGGTCCGTCCTCGCCCCCGAGTGGCGTGCCCGTGACAGGCATCCGGACCCGCGTTAA